GATATAATCGTCTTTTGTAATCCAATTTTTTAAGCGAAATCCTTTCGCGAATATGACCCTTTGTTTAAAAACCTCTAATTAAGCTTAAAATCATACCTTATGCGTATTGTTGCGGAATCGTTGCGAGATACTAATAAGCATTTACAATAGTCAATTATTGATATATAATCTGGGTATGAAAAAGCTACCAAAATGGTTTGTTTTTACTTTAGCGTTTGCCAGTGTTGCTCTCTTGCTGGGTGCGATGTGGGTAGTTGAGTGTCAGCTTTTACCCCATGACAGTTTTCTTTTTTGTCGTTCATATGATCTTATAAAAGATATTCTCATCGTTTTACTTGCCGTAATAATCATAGTTGAATTGCTCTTTAAGGTAAAATCCAAATCCGAACACGATGTGCAGATGAAAAGCCGATTGCTTTCAAATATTGTTGATACGATAGTCGATGGTGTTATAAGCCTTAATAATGACGGCATAATATTGTCCTGGAACAAAAGCGCTGAAAAAATATTCGGGTATACTGCTCGTGATATAATCGGCGAAGATTTTGGGGTTCTTGTTCTTGCCGGAAACAAAGATGAATTATTTACTTCAGATATTAACAAGAAGCTTGAAAAACAGGGAATGGTAAAAGACTATGAAGTTCAGATGAAATGTTCTGGGGGAAAACTGTTATGGGTTAATCTCTCGTGTTCTATATTAAAAGATCTTAATGGGAAGAAGATAGGGTTATCGCTTATTATTCATGATATTACCGAGACAAAGCTATTTGTTGAAAAAATACAGCAATCTGAAAAGTTGGTTGCGGTAGGACAGCTTGCCGCCGGTATCGCGCACGAAGTTCTAACCCCGTTAAATGTGATAAGTGGTAACGCGGAGTATCTCTTAATGGGTATGGATAAACATGACGATAGGGTACGCGAATTAC
This window of the Candidatus Ancaeobacter aquaticus genome carries:
- a CDS encoding PAS domain S-box protein; translated protein: MKKLPKWFVFTLAFASVALLLGAMWVVECQLLPHDSFLFCRSYDLIKDILIVLLAVIIIVELLFKVKSKSEHDVQMKSRLLSNIVDTIVDGVISLNNDGIILSWNKSAEKIFGYTARDIIGEDFGVLVLAGNKDELFTSDINKKLEKQGMVKDYEVQMKCSGGKLLWVNLSCSILKDLNGKKIGLSLIIHDITETKLFVEKIQQSEKLVAVGQLAAGIAHEVLTPLNVISGNAEYLLMGMDKHDDRVRELQIIIDETEKINKLIKRMMEFAQPKKSEMKKVDINTVLQEILNFTQPQLIKSHIEVEMEFDKDLPEIMADEAQIEQAFLSIEKNAWEAMKKGGALTIRTSFWIDAEDKKEYIKIQFTDTGYGIRDDNIKRVFDPFFSTKDIGKGTGLGLTIAYKIIADQGGSIDIDSSVDIGTTVVVTLPVRNM